The Haloferax sp. Atlit-12N genome window below encodes:
- a CDS encoding AbrB/MazE/SpoVT family DNA-binding domain-containing protein, whose amino-acid sequence MSSDPVDAESTVSGNQATIPARIRRELGIDDGDQLRWHLEDDGSIRVRVVQQRSGTFADFDGYAVDEETDATENHDAWGVGAE is encoded by the coding sequence ATGAGTAGTGACCCAGTAGACGCTGAAAGCACGGTGTCTGGGAACCAAGCGACGATTCCAGCACGGATTCGTCGAGAACTGGGGATCGACGATGGCGACCAACTTCGCTGGCATCTCGAAGACGACGGAAGTATTCGAGTTCGTGTCGTCCAACAACGGAGTGGGACGTTTGCGGATTTCGATGGCTATGCTGTCGACGAAGAAACGGACGCCACCGAGAACCATGACGCGTGGGGCGTCGGGGCGGAGTAA
- a CDS encoding RPA12/RPB9/RPC11 RNA polymerase family protein: MQFCSECGSLMHTEGDTWVCRSCEHEEPRDSQAEAAMSIQDGQRDDGAPAVADATQDSSETMQEPCPADDCDSDRANYQMMPKPGGSYEVRLFTCVECGHKWRDS, translated from the coding sequence ATGCAATTTTGCTCCGAATGCGGGTCGCTAATGCACACGGAAGGTGACACGTGGGTGTGTCGCTCCTGCGAACACGAAGAACCGCGGGACTCGCAAGCGGAAGCAGCCATGTCGATTCAGGACGGACAGCGAGACGACGGCGCACCCGCCGTGGCCGACGCGACCCAAGACTCCTCCGAGACGATGCAGGAGCCCTGTCCGGCGGACGACTGCGACAGCGACCGAGCCAACTATCAGATGATGCCGAAACCGGGTGGCTCCTACGAGGTACGGCTGTTCACGTGCGTCGAGTGTGGCCACAAGTGGCGCGATTCTTGA